In the genome of Paramormyrops kingsleyae isolate MSU_618 chromosome 5, PKINGS_0.4, whole genome shotgun sequence, the window TTATTGAAGGAATACGAAATATGATTTATTATAACTTTACTTCACCATGTTGATTACATTTTAAAGGTGTAAACATACAATTAATTTTAAATCTTGTtgcttgtcatttttatttatcattcATGTAGTCTTCTggttatttgtattattttcagTCCACAGAAGCTTCACCTCACAGCAGTGAGTGAGACAATACTTATGGAAAATGTGGAAATCTTCAAGAAAAATGGTTTTGATTTCCTTATTGATGAGGAAGGTATCTATTCCAAAATTTCATTTACAGATCAGAATGCACCTTAGAGCGTCACCATCCCTATTGACACTGAAGTCAGTGATATGTTGGCATTAGTGTGTTGCTGATGTATGAATCTTCCTTTTCAAAGCCCAAGTCACAGAGCGGGTGAAGCTGGTTTCTCTTCCCACAAGTAAAAACTGGACCTTTGGACCAGCTGACATCGAGGAGCTGGTCTTCATGCTGAGCGACAGCCCAGGGGTCATGTGCAGACCTTCCCGTGTTAGGCAGATGTTTGCTTCTAGGGCTTGCCGTAAATCGGTGAGAGGCCGCACTTAAATCGTTATGCTGTGTATTTGCGTTAACATAGAATATTTTTAATGTGACATGAGTAATTACTGGAATTACAATTAAAAACGTTGTATGTATAATGAGTTTATCAAGAGTAAATGGGCTAAAATTAGACTAAGTAGACTATAGAATTTGAATGTCTTACTTGCAGAAAGTTTGCATCACTTTTAAGCTGAATACCTGTCATCACTCTTATAAAGTGAGTAGAATATTCTAAATTAAGCAAAAGTTCTGGTTTTTGTGTCTTCAATTTAACCATGTTCAAGATACTTTTGAAGAGAAGAGCAGATCTTAAGCAGTTTGTGATGTTCCCTGATGCTGAATGTCTCCCATCTTATTAGGTGATGATTGGCACTGCCTTGAAGAACAGTGAGATGAAGAAACTGGTAGCACACATGGGTGAAATTGAGCAGCCATGGAACTGTCCCCACGGAAGACCCACCATGAGGCACCTAGCCAACCTGCACATGCTCACTCAAGACTGATGCCtatactgccacctagtggccatGCTTTGAAATGCATCACAAcccatgtttttattttgccatGTAACAAGCATGTTGCATTAATACAGACTTTTAGtgttttattcagttttaaacCAAAACGTGGGTTTGCATTGAAAAAAATCACCTGTAAATTTTAGTCAGTAGATACAAATTATTTTGATGGCTCATCTTTGACATATATAACTAATCTTTAGTTTCTTTTTCATgttgaataaaaatgtatttttatttctatccaagttttttttttcatgctttcagtcttgatttatttttcttgAAATGGGAACTCATTTTTGAAGTTCGTTTTTGTTGAATTACCTCAAGCAGCTTTTACCGCAAATATTCATTGCAAAACACAATTTATAGTTTCATACTGAGGCCAAATGTTCCATTTTAACCTTTTTTCTTTCAAATTTCCTATAAGGTTTCCATTAGTTTCGTCTTGTTTCGGGTCTGTTGAGAGATACTTCTGCGATTCCGCCTCCGAGCTCCTTACCCCCGCCCTTCTTTCCCTTAGCAACGGCGTCCCGGTCGCCAAGCACGCTTTGTATGTGGTAGTGATAGCTGGGGGATCTCAAGTAGGAAATGGCGAAAGGAGACCAGAAAAACACAGATGAGAATCCAACAGACGAAACGGCCGGCATTAACCCCGCGCTTAGCTGCTCTGCGCTTAGCTGCTCTGCACCTAGCGTTGTGTCGGAGGCTCCGCTAGTCCCGCAACTTCAGACTGCGGAGTTCAGTTCGGAGTCCTTGGCGTCGCAGGCGTCCATCACCACCAACCCGGAGTACATCGGTGCAAAGTTCTGCCCAGAGCCACTTTTCAGCAGTATCGTGGTTCAAAGGTCAAACGATTCCCTTTTACCGTAGCATTACGTTTTAACATGACAGAATAAAGACAACTGACATGCATGCACGCTGATTGCAGGTACGATGGAGAAATGCGTGGTGACCTGTTTCATGGTGAAGGCACCGCTTATTTTCTGGGCGGTAATACGTATAAGGTACATTCATTATAAAAGCTAAGTGTGCGGACTGTCCTGCTTTTTccaaaattaactgaaaaagtAATTTGTCGTATTTCCGAAGGGTATGTTTGCAGAAGGATACATGCACGGACGGGGTTTGTATACCTGGGCAGACGGGGTAATATATGAGGTAACTTTCACACCATTCATTATGATTATTTCGTCGTGttcactttattttttatgtattttatcaCCGCATGTGTAAGTCAGTAAAGTGTATATAggctgagaaaaaaatgaaaccgcTTCGTGCAATTCACACGTAATCATTTTATAGATGTAGATGTGGATTATGTTAATCATGTGCTGAAGCAGGCTGCGTGTAAAACATATAATACTGTCGTGCTTTGGCGTTAATAAGCTCAGAGGCTTATTGGCATTAAAATGTGACTGTCAGGATTTAATTCTAAATTGCAGGGCGACTTTGTTCTGAATGTGCCCACGGGATATGCGAAATATACCTGGCTGGATGGCAGCTGGTACGAAGGTGAGGTGCAGAACGGACTGCGACATGGTGTGGGAACCTACAGATGTGGCACCAAGCGCGTTTCTTACTGTGGTCAGTGGTACCATGGCAAGAGACATGGAAAGGTATTTCTGTGATCAGTGGCGGAACGGGACAATATGCAGTTTTCAGCTTGGTTTATGCACTGGTTTCTTGCATTAATACCTAAAATGAATATGTTAAATTAAGTTGTAATGGTGAATGAACTTGTACTCATTATTGATGTATAAGATGTATCCTTATGGATCTTTATGTACCTTTGAGATGTTCAGACTCATTACTATAGGTTGGttcttcattattattactgctgtttgcttatttgtttgttttcagggTAAAATATTCTATAACCAGGAGATGACATCATGGTATGAAGGTGACTGGGTGAACAACACGATAGATGGATGGGGAGTGAGGCGGTAGGTGTGAAAACAAACAAGTCTGATGACTGACGACATGCATTTTTCTATGGCTATATGCAAATGACATATGGGAGGATTCCGTGAAGGTATATGTATTGTGGAGCTCATGGAAGTTTTACTTATAGATGTTCTGAgtgcagaacgaaaaatgactggttcagagagataaccaatcagttTGTAGAgtaggtgggtccaagcaattagaggaggtgggaccaaccaatcaaatgTCTCGTTCCCAccttctctagttgcttggacttACCTCCAGCATTGATAATGTAGAATAAATAGGTGTTGTACTATATATGCTATATATAGTACTGAGAGAGGTTGAATAGAAAGAAGGGATGTATTGAAGTATTTCAGCAGTATATTTGGCATATATGTGTTGATTCATGTATATTTCGAATTATTCTGTGTTATAGTTATCTCTCTGGGAATGTATATGAAGGCCAGTGGAAGGACAGCAGGAGACATGGAGAAGGCACGATGAAATGGCTGACGTTGGGTCAGCAGTATAGCGGCCATTGGGAAAATGGAATCCAGGTATAGCAACTCCTGATAATGCTTCTCACTGACTGAGTGCCAGTGTAGCACGTTCCCCATGCTCACCAggaaagagatttttttttactggtcAAAAGTAGAACTGGAGGTTTGTGACCGCGGTTTTCAATATAAGGACGAACTGTGGAAAGCCAACTGCACTGCATGGTTCACAGCATGGCCACGGGACACACACATGGTTCCAAAGAAGAATCGCTGGCTCTCAGTATCCCCAGAGGAATGAGTACACCGGGCAGTTTGTGCAGGGCGCACGCCAAGGTCAAGGCACCTTCTTCTATGCCAACGGGGCATCATATGAAGGAGGCTGGCAGGTCAACAGAAAGCACGGCCAGGTCAGCTGGGTCACCTGTATTACCTGTATTCTTCTGTCAACGGAGATTCTTGTCAGATTCTTCAAAAATTCGTTTAAATTGATTTGATGCTTCCATTGCAGGGAAAGTTTACGTCTAAGAATGGGCATGTTTCTGAAGGAGACTTTGTGGATGACCGCATGACTGAATTCCCAGCATTCCCAAAAGATGCTGCGTTGACACCAGATCTCAACATATTAAGGACACCCACTTCTATTAGTGCAGACAGTTAGTATACACTGTAAAATTTAACAGCAAAACATATTATAATAAGAAGAGAGTGATTATTTCCATTATCATTGAAGGTTATGATGACTGCTTGATCATCTTTTTGGGTGCATTTTGACCACATATGTCTCCAAAATGTGCTGCTAAGGTGACTCACCCTGGGACACCTCTGGATCAGGCCCTGGGTCATCATTACTCAGCCAAGACATGACACTGGATATCCGGTCCCTGTTAGTTCAGTTccctgaaccacagagagatgCTGAACTCAAACAGGTCAGTGTGGTTGGCTGTAAATATAAACACTGATTCAGATTGACTGAGGGTTACACTGACTGAGAGTGCGTTGAAATTTCATACTTGCATACTTGTTTGCTGTGTAGTATGCGAAATGTAGTATATGAAGTGAGTGAAATGCCCAAATCCTCCGTATGGTTGAGAAAGTAGGTGAGTGGTACCCGGATGACATACTACATTGTGTGAGATTCTGAAGTGCGCAAATGGTGGATGCTCACAAGGGCACTGGAGCTTCAAATGTTGCTTGTACAGAATAATCTTTCAAGAGGGCAGTGGAAGTGCCAGCTATGTATAAatttaagtagaaaacaatACCCAGTTTCATATGTTGACTGGAATATGTTTTTTccattaaataatttttaagaGTCTTTAAGGCTTCCAACCCTCGTCACTGGTAAACATGGAGGTCAGGTAATATGCAAGATGGTGACTGCAGTATGTCCAAGTACATGTTCTCATGcgtacatacagtatgtactacATTCACAGTTGAGTAGTAGGCTTCTAGCGACATTCAGTATGTACTGTGTAATTATGTGATTTCAGACTCACCCTGGGAATACTGAGCTGCTCAGTATCACTAGGCATGAATCAGTGATGAAGGTGCTCCCTCAGAAGGGAGACGAACCTCATTGTAAtgcagtttctctctgtctatcTGATAGATGGAGTTGGCAATGCTGAGACATGCAGCAGAGCTCAGGAGCACATACTGCTTCTACAGCCGGCTGGGCCACGACTCTCCAGACAACACCTTCCTGCTCTCCCGTTTGCAGTTCTGGCGTCTGCTGAAGGACTGCAAGGTCCACCAGGAGGGAATCACTCTGGCCCAAATGGACCGGATCGTTGGCAGTAAGTGACTAATAGGGAAGCATTACAGAGTTCAGGAGCTGCAGCCCAAACAACTGTAAGGTTGCATGTACGGGCCGGTCATCATGTTCATGTGCCTCACGACAGGCGATGATACCCCAGAGGACATCCACTCTCCTTTTGGAACTCTGTTGCTCAGGAACTTCTTGAGCCACCTCGTGATCCTGGCCAATCACATCTATCACAGAGAGATGCCGTAAGTGGCCTTGTTGAAGTTCACGGGGAGTCAAGGGGGGGTGGCTACCAATGACTTATAAGATTCTTTTTATTTAGCCTTTTCAGATCATCTGGCAACGTGCTTGTGACCTGCTTCTCTAAGCTAATGGAGGATAACATCCTTCCCAATGCAACAAATGTTAAAGGTATAGAGACAAACCTGTTGTATCGTACATTCTTAACTCAGACACAATATTATGAATAAATTCACCTGCTTTGTTGTTTCTAAAGCAATGCAATGTCCAATTTGCCTTTATGATTTTT includes:
- the rsph10b gene encoding radial spoke head 10 homolog B isoform X2, with amino-acid sequence MAKGDQKNTDENPTDETAGINPALSCSALSCSAPSVVSEAPLVPQLQTAEFSSESLASQASITTNPEYIGAKFCPEPLFSSIVVQRYDGEMRGDLFHGEGTAYFLGGNTYKGMFAEGYMHGRGLYTWADGVIYEGDFVLNVPTGYAKYTWLDGSWYEGEVQNGLRHGVGTYRCGTKRVSYCGQWYHGKRHGKGKIFYNQEMTSWYEGDWVNNTIDGWGVRRYLSGNVYEGQWKDSRRHGEGTMKWLTLGQQYSGHWENGIQHGHGTHTWFQRRIAGSQYPQRNEYTGQFVQGARQGQGTFFYANGASYEGGWQVNRKHGQGKFTSKNGHVSEGDFVDDRMTEFPAFPKDAALTPDLNILRTPTSISADSDSPWDTSGSGPGSSLLSQDMTLDIRSLLVQFPEPQRDAELKQMELAMLRHAAELRSTYCFYSRLGHDSPDNTFLLSRLQFWRLLKDCKVHQEGITLAQMDRIVGSDDTPEDIHSPFGTLLLRNFLSHLVILANHIYHREMPSSGNVLVTCFSKLMEDNILPNATNVKGILFSYPLHAVVASHYLMRCWEIYQYFCKQYSRAPRNLTLTKRHFIWILKDLNVYDDKLTTGKVLEILFTESLPLEDVSHRNLDLEMTFLEFFEGLLGCAEVKHPHTVEISPKHLPELSRQGGTGASPASKELSVSPAHLLQGPASLSGKSGDVLHHLSTFEEKDGKQGELLVKSLKAGTGSLFTQQAAEVERGLALPNPDTDSVAGLEGEPTAALMRSMPALDTRSSTAPPSRAEPSEEAGTEPESEQTLWASRIHLFFRNTFFPAYERRLLLDREAENERVKKEQVQSSAANTTETSRSRPSL
- the rsph10b gene encoding radial spoke head 10 homolog B isoform X1 → MAKGDQKNTDENPTDETAGINPALSCSALSCSAPSVVSEAPLVPQLQTAEFSSESLASQASITTNPEYIGAKFCPEPLFSSIVVQRYDGEMRGDLFHGEGTAYFLGGNTYKGMFAEGYMHGRGLYTWADGVIYEGDFVLNVPTGYAKYTWLDGSWYEGEVQNGLRHGVGTYRCGTKRVSYCGQWYHGKRHGKGKIFYNQEMTSWYEGDWVNNTIDGWGVRRYLSGNVYEGQWKDSRRHGEGTMKWLTLGQQYSGHWENGIQHGHGTHTWFQRRIAGSQYPQRNEYTGQFVQGARQGQGTFFYANGASYEGGWQVNRKHGQGKFTSKNGHVSEGDFVDDRMTEFPAFPKDAALTPDLNILRTPTSISADSDSPWDTSGSGPGSSLLSQDMTLDIRSLLVQFPEPQRDAELKQMELAMLRHAAELRSTYCFYSRLGHDSPDNTFLLSRLQFWRLLKDCKVHQEGITLAQMDRIVGSDDTPEDIHSPFGTLLLRNFLSHLVILANHIYHREMPLFRSSGNVLVTCFSKLMEDNILPNATNVKGILFSYPLHAVVASHYLMRCWEIYQYFCKQYSRAPRNLTLTKRHFIWILKDLNVYDDKLTTGKVLEILFTESLPLEDVSHRNLDLEMTFLEFFEGLLGCAEVKHPHTVEISPKHLPELSRQGGTGASPASKELSVSPAHLLQGPASLSGKSGDVLHHLSTFEEKDGKQGELLVKSLKAGTGSLFTQQAAEVERGLALPNPDTDSVAGLEGEPTAALMRSMPALDTRSSTAPPSRAEPSEEAGTEPESEQTLWASRIHLFFRNTFFPAYERRLLLDREAENERVKKEQVQSSAANTTETSRSRPSL